The following coding sequences lie in one Megalodesulfovibrio gigas DSM 1382 = ATCC 19364 genomic window:
- the rpsU gene encoding 30S ribosomal protein S21 — translation MPGVYLDESDHFDIALRRFKKQVEKAGVLSELKKRQHYEKPSVMRKKKKAAARKRLLKKMRKMNAS, via the coding sequence TTGCCCGGCGTGTATCTCGACGAATCCGACCATTTTGATATTGCCCTGCGTCGCTTCAAGAAGCAGGTGGAAAAGGCTGGCGTGCTTTCCGAGCTCAAGAAGCGGCAGCATTACGAAAAGCCCAGCGTCATGCGCAAGAAGAAGAAGGCGGCTGCCCGCAAGCGGCTGCTCAAGAAGATGCGCAAGATGAACGCATCCTAA
- a CDS encoding HU family DNA-binding protein yields MTKADLVDKMAEKANLTKANAERALNAFLESVEATLVKDGKLTLTGFGTFLVESRQERKGRNPRTGEEITIPSSKVVKFKPGKLLKDSIK; encoded by the coding sequence ATGACCAAGGCTGATCTGGTGGATAAAATGGCAGAAAAGGCGAACCTGACCAAGGCCAATGCGGAACGGGCCTTGAACGCCTTTCTGGAATCTGTTGAAGCAACGCTGGTGAAAGATGGCAAGCTGACGCTCACCGGCTTTGGCACGTTTCTTGTTGAAAGCCGGCAGGAACGCAAGGGCCGCAATCCCCGCACTGGTGAAGAGATCACCATCCCGTCTTCCAAGGTGGTGAAGTTCAAGCCTGGCAAACTTCTCAAAGACTCCATCAAGTAG
- the rsmA gene encoding 16S rRNA (adenine(1518)-N(6)/adenine(1519)-N(6))-dimethyltransferase RsmA, whose protein sequence is MHIRPSSPHPRAKKSLGQHFLHDVNTARRIASLLEIGPDDTVLEIGPGTGALTRHLIAAAPRRLICLEKDRELAPLLKTSHPDVDVVLMDAMQAPWDRLGAACPGLKIAGNLPYNVASPLMWDCIARTPGFERAVFMIQKEVARRIVAPPGGKEYGALTVWLQAFATVEYAFTVGPGVFTPRPKVDSGVIVLRPRPLNLHDLAPAGPAELAAVVRRCFQQRRKQLGTILRGYIDESVAGILAADGILLTARPETLAVSQFLTLAKCLGRRFAP, encoded by the coding sequence ATGCACATTCGTCCTTCCTCCCCCCATCCCCGGGCCAAGAAGTCCCTGGGGCAGCATTTTTTGCACGATGTAAACACCGCCCGCCGCATTGCCAGCCTGCTGGAAATCGGGCCGGACGATACCGTGCTGGAGATCGGCCCCGGCACGGGGGCCCTGACGCGTCACCTGATCGCCGCTGCGCCGCGCCGGCTCATCTGCCTGGAAAAAGACCGCGAGCTGGCCCCCCTGCTCAAGACCTCGCATCCGGATGTGGATGTTGTCCTCATGGATGCCATGCAGGCACCCTGGGATCGATTGGGGGCGGCGTGTCCGGGCCTCAAAATCGCCGGGAACCTGCCGTATAACGTCGCCTCGCCCCTGATGTGGGATTGCATCGCCAGGACGCCGGGGTTCGAGCGTGCCGTGTTCATGATCCAGAAGGAAGTGGCCAGGCGCATTGTCGCCCCCCCCGGCGGCAAGGAATATGGTGCGCTGACGGTCTGGCTGCAGGCCTTCGCCACCGTGGAATACGCCTTCACCGTGGGACCCGGGGTGTTCACGCCGCGGCCCAAGGTGGATTCCGGCGTCATTGTGTTGCGGCCCAGACCCTTGAATTTGCATGATCTTGCCCCCGCTGGGCCGGCAGAACTGGCAGCGGTGGTGCGGCGGTGCTTCCAGCAGCGTCGCAAGCAATTGGGTACAATATTAAGGGGTTACATTGACGAGTCGGTGGCTGGGATACTGGCGGCGGATGGCATTCTGTTGACGGCGCGGCCGGAAACGCTTGCTGTCAGCCAGTTCCTGACCCTCGCAAAATGCCTGGGGAGGCGCTTTGCGCCTTGA
- a CDS encoding DUF2062 domain-containing protein: protein MALMQEPHHDVPPVASSASNGNGAVRRHSYYSRSKRFFRHSWLKVLRLKTSAHSIAMGAAIGIFIGFLPIIPFQSVAAITLAFIFRANKFAAWLFTFISNPANMVPFYAMLFFVGKFITPFEGLEFDPHNLALKELAEKGVEFLAVMFAGGVVLGIPAAVVTYLVVLNAVLGYRKRRAARLMRRMHAEHEEDGLE from the coding sequence ATGGCACTCATGCAAGAACCGCATCACGACGTCCCACCGGTCGCGTCTTCTGCCAGCAATGGCAACGGCGCTGTTCGTCGCCACTCGTATTACAGCCGCAGCAAGCGGTTTTTTCGCCATTCCTGGCTCAAGGTCCTGCGGCTCAAAACCTCGGCGCATTCCATCGCCATGGGTGCGGCCATCGGCATCTTCATCGGGTTTCTGCCCATCATCCCGTTCCAGTCCGTGGCGGCCATCACCCTGGCGTTTATTTTTCGCGCCAACAAATTCGCGGCTTGGCTGTTCACGTTCATCTCCAACCCCGCGAATATGGTGCCGTTTTATGCCATGCTGTTTTTTGTGGGGAAGTTCATCACCCCGTTTGAAGGGTTGGAGTTCGATCCGCACAACCTGGCCCTCAAGGAACTGGCGGAAAAGGGCGTGGAGTTTCTGGCCGTCATGTTCGCTGGCGGCGTGGTGCTGGGCATTCCTGCGGCTGTGGTCACCTATCTGGTGGTGCTCAACGCCGTGCTGGGCTATCGCAAGCGCCGCGCTGCCCGTCTCATGCGCCGCATGCACGCCGAACACGAAGAAGACGGGCTGGAATAA
- the fusA gene encoding elongation factor G: MAKRAAAQARVRNLGIIAHIDAGKTTLSERILYYTHKIHRLGEVHEGTAAMDYLPEEQERGITIVSACTTVQWHDHTINLIDTPGHVDFTIEVERSLRVLDGAVGVFCAVGGVEPQSETVWRQSEKFAIPKLAFINKMDRPGADFSLVLGQLETILRARPLPVQIPWGHEQDLRGVIDVVGMQTLVFDQATRGEQVQRLPLDDDTLALALPWRERLVETLAEADESLLDDYLAGQPLELSRLQALIRAGTLERRFTPVFAGSALRNIGVQPLLDGVVAYLPSPLEVPQAEGVDPVRNQTIQCDPSPTAPLAALVFKLQVESGHRLALLRLYAGTLHEGDTVFNAIQHKDERAQRIFHLHADHREQRREAVAGEIVGVMGLKFAKTGDTLCAKEHPLVLERIAEYQPVISMALEPRNADESARLDEALDKYLAEDPTLRLEINEETGQRLVSGMGELHLDVLLERMRREFGISPRAGTPQVLHTETATASAAGHGVFDRELGDIRHAGEVRLFLEPMPRGAGNVVRFELDTTAWPQPLVEAVSQGIEDGLQSGVLQGYPVRDVKVRIAELARRDGQGTPPGFHMAAQAALREALRTAAPRLLEPVMRVEIALPDEYVGEAVGLLAAKGGRVENIQDRGGQKVVQGLATMGRLFGFSTALRSATQGRAGLTMQFLRFDTLD, translated from the coding sequence ATGGCCAAACGAGCCGCCGCCCAGGCACGGGTGCGCAACCTGGGCATCATCGCCCATATTGACGCCGGAAAGACCACCCTTTCCGAGCGCATCCTGTATTATACACACAAGATCCATCGCCTGGGCGAGGTCCATGAAGGCACCGCCGCCATGGATTATCTCCCCGAGGAGCAGGAGCGAGGCATCACCATCGTCTCGGCCTGCACCACGGTGCAGTGGCACGACCATACCATCAACCTCATCGACACCCCCGGCCACGTGGACTTCACCATCGAGGTGGAACGCTCCCTGCGCGTGCTGGATGGCGCCGTGGGGGTCTTCTGCGCCGTGGGCGGCGTGGAGCCGCAGTCCGAAACCGTCTGGCGGCAGAGCGAGAAGTTCGCCATCCCGAAACTGGCCTTCATCAATAAGATGGACCGGCCGGGCGCAGATTTTTCCCTGGTCCTGGGCCAGCTGGAAACCATCCTTCGGGCCAGACCGCTGCCGGTCCAGATTCCCTGGGGACACGAGCAGGATCTGCGCGGCGTGATCGATGTGGTCGGCATGCAGACTCTGGTGTTCGATCAGGCAACCAGGGGCGAGCAGGTGCAGCGCCTCCCCCTGGACGACGACACCCTGGCCCTGGCCTTGCCCTGGCGGGAGCGGCTGGTGGAGACCCTGGCCGAGGCGGATGAATCCCTGCTGGATGACTACCTGGCCGGCCAGCCGCTGGAGCTGTCGCGGCTGCAGGCCCTCATCCGGGCCGGCACTTTGGAGCGGCGTTTCACACCCGTGTTTGCCGGGTCGGCCCTGCGCAACATCGGGGTGCAACCGCTGCTGGATGGCGTGGTGGCCTACCTGCCCAGTCCCCTGGAGGTCCCCCAGGCCGAGGGGGTTGACCCGGTCCGCAATCAGACCATCCAGTGCGATCCTTCCCCCACCGCGCCCCTGGCCGCGCTGGTGTTCAAGCTGCAGGTGGAATCCGGCCATCGGCTGGCTCTGCTGCGGTTGTATGCCGGCACCCTGCACGAAGGGGACACGGTGTTCAACGCCATCCAGCACAAGGACGAGCGCGCCCAGCGAATTTTTCACCTGCATGCAGACCATCGCGAGCAACGCCGCGAGGCCGTGGCCGGGGAAATCGTGGGCGTGATGGGCCTCAAATTCGCCAAAACCGGGGACACCCTCTGCGCCAAGGAGCATCCCCTCGTCCTGGAGCGCATCGCGGAGTACCAGCCGGTCATCTCCATGGCCCTGGAACCTCGCAATGCCGACGAAAGCGCCCGCCTGGACGAGGCCCTGGACAAGTACCTGGCCGAGGATCCCACCCTGCGCCTGGAAATCAACGAGGAGACCGGGCAGCGCCTGGTTTCCGGCATGGGCGAGCTGCATCTTGATGTCCTGCTGGAACGCATGCGACGGGAGTTCGGCATTTCCCCCCGGGCCGGCACGCCCCAGGTGCTGCATACGGAAACCGCCACGGCCTCGGCGGCAGGGCATGGGGTGTTCGATCGGGAACTGGGGGACATCCGCCACGCCGGCGAGGTGCGCTTGTTCCTGGAGCCCATGCCCCGCGGCGCCGGCAATGTGGTGCGCTTTGAGCTGGATACCACCGCCTGGCCGCAGCCATTGGTGGAGGCTGTGTCCCAAGGCATTGAAGACGGCCTGCAGAGCGGCGTGCTGCAAGGCTACCCCGTGCGCGACGTCAAGGTGCGCATTGCGGAACTGGCCAGACGCGATGGCCAGGGCACACCGCCCGGATTCCACATGGCTGCCCAGGCCGCCCTGCGGGAGGCACTGCGCACGGCCGCGCCGCGCCTGCTGGAGCCCGTCATGCGCGTGGAGATTGCCCTGCCGGACGAGTACGTGGGCGAGGCTGTCGGCCTGCTTGCCGCCAAGGGGGGGCGAGTGGAAAATATTCAGGACCGCGGGGGACAGAAGGTGGTGCAAGGCCTGGCCACCATGGGACGATTGTTCGGCTTTTCCACAGCCCTGCGATCCGCCACCCAGGGCCGGGCCGGGTTGACCATGCAGTTCCTCCGGTTCGACACCCTCGACTGA
- a CDS encoding histidinol dehydrogenase, with product MLESVMLPDWMQERLVSDEAFADAYHETVPHRRALLKSTIARLHALLGERRVSNRSTASALETGMRSIVWELRLDTLVVTLPPGFSSPSRLLAAIVPAQLAGVREILVVCLRPDAEPDAPAAESAISPAVLAALELAGVETCLDLDMQEFRNLPAILEEAGQWGAFITLETGCTFIADFLTINADALEVHCWFDDPDTFSLDDLRWLFGDDAALYCWGNPPASLPDGVHRGPDDFDAFQEVDKFLALAPEERIKEISTSAHLACSKEALGLWLWPGLTPDAFFAARRIVIG from the coding sequence ATGCTCGAATCTGTCATGCTGCCTGATTGGATGCAGGAGCGTCTCGTATCCGACGAGGCCTTTGCGGACGCCTACCATGAGACGGTGCCGCATCGTCGGGCGCTGCTCAAATCCACCATCGCCCGGCTGCATGCCCTGCTGGGCGAGCGCCGGGTCAGCAACCGGTCCACGGCCTCGGCCCTGGAGACGGGCATGCGGTCCATCGTGTGGGAGCTGCGGCTTGATACCCTGGTGGTGACGCTGCCCCCCGGCTTTTCCAGCCCCTCCCGGCTGTTGGCAGCCATTGTGCCGGCCCAGCTGGCCGGCGTGCGGGAAATTCTGGTGGTCTGCCTGCGCCCGGACGCCGAGCCTGACGCCCCCGCAGCCGAGTCGGCCATTTCCCCGGCCGTGCTGGCTGCGCTGGAGCTGGCTGGCGTGGAAACCTGCCTGGATCTCGACATGCAGGAGTTCCGCAATCTGCCGGCCATTCTCGAAGAAGCCGGCCAGTGGGGCGCCTTCATCACCCTGGAGACGGGCTGCACCTTCATTGCAGACTTCCTGACCATCAATGCGGACGCCCTTGAGGTGCATTGCTGGTTTGACGATCCAGACACCTTCTCCCTGGACGATCTCCGCTGGCTCTTCGGGGACGATGCCGCCTTGTACTGTTGGGGAAACCCGCCGGCCTCCCTGCCGGACGGCGTGCATCGCGGGCCCGACGACTTCGACGCCTTCCAGGAAGTGGACAAGTTCCTGGCCCTGGCTCCGGAAGAGCGAATCAAGGAGATCTCCACCTCGGCGCACCTCGCCTGTTCCAAAGAGGCGCTGGGCCTGTGGCTGTGGCCCGGCCTGACGCCGGATGCCTTTTTTGCCGCCCGCCGCATTGTCATCGGATAG
- a CDS encoding outer membrane protein assembly factor BamD → MRHPVLRLRAALFALVVLAGVSGLAGCGIIDTLYLPVSEDTAQELWEAGTDAMNATDYYTAAVCFTKLKDRFPFSPYTVKAELALADAYFLDKEYLEAMGAYLEFENLHPRHSEIPYVLFQIGRSGLSTFTSIDLPQQPVAEGMEYLERLVEQHPDSPYAQEAVKLIAECREILCKRELFVADFYFRTEQYGGAWRRYQFVMENFKEQGELVEYAKLQSELSYLRFQQSQSEKFRRKEQGHWKDEYFSWL, encoded by the coding sequence ATGCGCCACCCTGTTTTGCGTTTGCGCGCGGCCCTGTTCGCGCTGGTCGTGCTGGCAGGCGTGTCTGGTCTCGCCGGGTGCGGGATTATCGACACGCTCTATCTCCCCGTTTCCGAGGACACTGCCCAGGAATTGTGGGAGGCCGGCACAGACGCCATGAACGCCACGGACTACTACACCGCGGCCGTGTGTTTCACCAAGCTCAAGGATCGTTTCCCCTTCAGCCCGTACACGGTGAAAGCGGAGCTGGCGCTGGCCGATGCCTACTTCCTGGACAAGGAATACCTGGAAGCCATGGGGGCTTACCTCGAATTCGAAAATCTGCATCCCAGGCATTCGGAAATTCCGTATGTGCTGTTCCAGATTGGTCGTTCCGGGTTGAGCACCTTCACCAGCATCGACCTCCCGCAACAGCCGGTGGCCGAGGGCATGGAATACCTGGAGCGACTGGTGGAGCAGCATCCTGACTCGCCGTATGCGCAGGAAGCTGTCAAACTCATTGCCGAATGCCGGGAAATTCTGTGCAAGCGCGAGCTGTTTGTGGCGGATTTCTACTTCCGCACCGAGCAGTACGGCGGCGCCTGGAGGCGGTACCAGTTCGTGATGGAGAATTTCAAGGAGCAGGGGGAGCTTGTGGAGTATGCCAAGCTGCAATCCGAGCTTTCCTACCTGCGCTTTCAGCAGAGCCAGTCGGAAAAATTCCGGCGCAAGGAACAGGGACACTGGAAGGACGAATACTTCTCCTGGCTCTAA
- a CDS encoding NAD(P)/FAD-dependent oxidoreductase: MKSYDCVVIGGGPAGIAAALYLLRGGASVAMVEKLSHGGQTLLTEEIENYPGFPNGIKGYELADLFHAHLGKYPYDLFRDEVRAMEPEPGRHRILVGDEWLQARAIIIASGAAYKRLGVSREEEFVGRGVSFCALCDGNFYRGEEVAVVGGGNAALEESLYLSRIVSKVHLIHRRDAFRGERCFQDRCIADPKINIIYNTVVDDLVGTGKLEGLKLTNVKTGDSSILPVAAMFVFIGFASQAKFVPPTLDVDKDGFIHTDVEMRTNLEGIFAAGDARAKLCRQVVTAVGDGATAAHSVQLYLG, from the coding sequence ATGAAGAGCTATGACTGCGTTGTCATAGGGGGCGGTCCTGCGGGGATTGCAGCCGCCCTCTATCTTTTGCGCGGCGGCGCCTCGGTGGCCATGGTGGAGAAGCTCTCCCACGGCGGGCAGACCCTGCTCACCGAGGAAATCGAGAACTATCCCGGGTTCCCCAACGGCATCAAAGGGTACGAACTCGCCGACCTCTTCCATGCCCATCTGGGCAAGTACCCGTACGATTTGTTCCGGGACGAAGTGCGCGCCATGGAACCCGAGCCGGGCCGCCATCGGATCCTGGTTGGGGATGAATGGCTTCAGGCCAGGGCCATCATCATCGCTTCCGGCGCGGCGTACAAGCGGCTGGGAGTGTCCCGGGAAGAGGAATTCGTCGGGCGGGGCGTGTCGTTCTGCGCCTTGTGCGACGGCAATTTCTATCGCGGCGAGGAAGTGGCCGTGGTGGGCGGCGGCAATGCGGCGCTGGAGGAGAGTCTGTATCTCTCCAGAATCGTCAGCAAAGTGCACCTCATCCATCGGCGCGACGCATTTCGCGGGGAACGCTGCTTCCAGGATCGCTGCATCGCCGATCCCAAAATCAACATCATCTACAACACAGTGGTGGATGACCTGGTGGGCACGGGCAAGCTTGAGGGCCTGAAGCTGACCAACGTCAAAACCGGCGATTCGTCCATCCTGCCGGTAGCCGCCATGTTCGTCTTCATCGGGTTCGCCTCCCAGGCCAAATTCGTGCCGCCGACCCTTGATGTGGACAAGGATGGATTCATTCACACCGACGTGGAAATGCGTACCAATCTGGAAGGCATCTTTGCCGCTGGTGATGCCCGCGCCAAACTGTGCCGCCAGGTGGTCACTGCAGTGGGCGATGGCGCCACGGCAGCACATTCCGTCCAGCTTTATCTGGGATAA
- the trxA gene encoding thioredoxin, with amino-acid sequence MALQVTDANFEEEVLKCDLPSLVDFWAPWCGPCRAMGPVIDEMAQEYAGTVKIAKMNVDENPATPSKYGIRAIPTLILFKGGEVVEQITGAVSKSSIKEMLQSKAL; translated from the coding sequence ATGGCCCTTCAGGTGACCGACGCAAACTTCGAAGAAGAAGTGTTGAAGTGCGATCTGCCTTCTTTGGTTGATTTCTGGGCCCCTTGGTGCGGTCCCTGCCGTGCCATGGGTCCGGTGATCGATGAAATGGCGCAGGAATATGCCGGCACGGTGAAAATTGCCAAGATGAACGTGGACGAAAACCCCGCCACGCCCAGCAAGTACGGCATTCGCGCCATCCCCACGCTCATCCTGTTCAAGGGTGGCGAAGTGGTGGAGCAGATTACCGGCGCTGTGTCCAAGAGCAGCATCAAGGAAATGCTCCAGTCCAAAGCGCTGTAA
- the tsaD gene encoding tRNA (adenosine(37)-N6)-threonylcarbamoyltransferase complex transferase subunit TsaD — protein sequence MRILGVETSCDETALALVDITPGRAVLLGEALASQAAVHALFGGVVPEIASREHLRRLPLLFESVLERSGVAASSIQGVAVARGPGLLGALLAGVSFAKGLALGLDVPLVGVNHLEAHLLAAGLEQSLPLPAIGLLVSGGHTELARMDAGEGAYPEFVILGRTLDDAAGEAFDKCAKALNLPYPGGACLDALARLAREQPALPKSSSLFSPPYVDNDTLDFSFSGLKTAAMTAIQKQPGLRREALCSVEEALADGRREPELARFCGHFNMAVAQALEIKTRRALERHGDARSLILAGGVAANSLVRERLQALAVELGLAFVAPSPDLCTDNAAMVAHAGGLLLASGRRHALSLEAIPRGRAVPADFVAAC from the coding sequence TTGCGCATCCTTGGGGTGGAAACCTCCTGTGATGAAACGGCCCTGGCCCTGGTGGATATTACACCGGGCAGGGCCGTGTTGCTGGGGGAGGCCCTGGCCTCCCAGGCTGCGGTGCACGCCCTGTTCGGGGGGGTGGTGCCGGAAATCGCCTCCCGGGAGCACCTGCGCCGCCTGCCGTTGCTGTTCGAGTCGGTCCTGGAGCGCAGCGGCGTGGCGGCGTCGTCCATCCAGGGCGTGGCCGTGGCGCGCGGCCCCGGGCTGCTGGGAGCGCTGCTGGCCGGGGTGAGCTTTGCAAAGGGGCTGGCCCTGGGCCTGGATGTCCCGCTGGTGGGGGTGAATCACCTGGAGGCGCATCTGCTGGCCGCCGGCCTGGAACAGTCGCTTCCCTTGCCGGCCATCGGGCTGCTGGTGTCCGGCGGGCACACGGAGCTGGCCCGCATGGATGCCGGCGAGGGCGCCTATCCCGAATTCGTCATCCTCGGACGAACCCTGGACGACGCCGCCGGGGAAGCCTTCGATAAGTGCGCCAAGGCCCTGAACCTGCCGTATCCAGGCGGCGCCTGTCTGGATGCCTTGGCCCGGCTGGCCAGGGAACAGCCCGCGCTGCCGAAATCGTCCTCGCTCTTTTCACCGCCCTATGTGGATAATGATACACTGGATTTCAGTTTCAGCGGCCTTAAAACCGCCGCCATGACCGCCATCCAGAAGCAGCCCGGGTTGCGGCGCGAGGCCTTGTGCAGCGTGGAAGAGGCCCTGGCAGATGGCCGGCGCGAGCCGGAACTGGCCCGGTTCTGCGGGCACTTCAACATGGCCGTGGCCCAGGCCCTGGAAATCAAGACCCGTCGCGCCCTGGAGCGCCACGGCGATGCCCGGAGCCTGATTCTGGCCGGCGGGGTGGCCGCCAACAGCCTGGTGCGGGAGCGGCTGCAGGCCCTGGCGGTGGAATTGGGGCTGGCCTTCGTGGCCCCCAGCCCGGACCTGTGCACGGACAACGCCGCCATGGTGGCCCATGCAGGCGGGTTGTTGCTGGCTTCCGGCCGGCGACACGCACTTTCCCTGGAAGCCATTCCCCGCGGCCGCGCCGTGCCTGCGGATTTTGTGGCAGCTTGCTGA
- the fbp gene encoding class 1 fructose-bisphosphatase, with protein sequence MAYSQVTVTEHLLYHQQQSPQATGRFTNLFNDLILAAKIISREVNKAGLVDVLGFTGDVNVQGERVKKLDEYANDIIIHRMERAGVLCAMASEENAEMIVVPDKFKRGEYILIFDPLDGSSNIDVNVNIGTIFSILRRKSPAMQDVTLGDMLQAGVEQVGAGYFLYGTSTMLVYTTGQGVYGFTLDPSVGEFLLSHPDIRIPEQGKIYSVNESYWNYWDEPTREVVSWFKGVDNPRGKPHSLRYIGSLVADFHRTLLYGGIFMYPMDYRDPKRPRGKLRLLCEASPMAMLAEQAGGLATDGTKRIMEIEPHELHQRVPLFVGSEYDVRKVSEIYRKHAQKDGADDLRSI encoded by the coding sequence ATGGCTTACAGTCAAGTCACGGTGACGGAACACCTGCTTTATCATCAGCAGCAAAGTCCGCAGGCGACCGGCCGCTTTACCAACCTTTTCAACGACCTCATCCTGGCCGCCAAGATCATCTCCCGCGAGGTGAACAAGGCTGGTCTGGTGGACGTGCTGGGTTTTACCGGCGATGTGAATGTTCAGGGCGAGCGGGTGAAAAAACTTGACGAATACGCCAACGACATCATCATCCATCGCATGGAACGCGCCGGCGTGCTCTGCGCCATGGCCTCCGAGGAAAATGCGGAGATGATCGTGGTGCCGGACAAATTCAAGCGCGGCGAGTATATTCTGATTTTTGATCCGCTGGATGGTTCCTCGAATATCGATGTCAACGTCAATATCGGGACCATTTTCTCCATCCTGCGCCGCAAGTCCCCAGCCATGCAGGACGTGACCCTGGGCGACATGCTCCAGGCCGGCGTGGAACAAGTGGGGGCGGGCTATTTTCTGTACGGCACGTCCACCATGCTGGTGTACACCACCGGGCAGGGCGTGTACGGCTTTACCCTGGACCCCAGCGTGGGCGAATTCCTGCTTTCGCATCCGGATATTCGCATTCCCGAACAGGGAAAGATCTATTCGGTGAATGAAAGCTATTGGAATTATTGGGATGAGCCAACCCGCGAGGTGGTTTCCTGGTTCAAGGGCGTGGACAATCCCCGCGGCAAGCCGCATAGCCTGCGCTACATCGGCTCGCTGGTGGCGGACTTCCACCGCACGCTGCTCTACGGCGGGATTTTCATGTATCCCATGGATTACCGCGATCCCAAACGGCCCCGCGGCAAGTTGCGGCTGCTGTGCGAGGCCAGCCCCATGGCCATGCTGGCGGAACAGGCCGGCGGTCTGGCCACGGATGGCACCAAGCGCATCATGGAAATCGAACCCCATGAGCTGCATCAGCGCGTCCCCCTGTTTGTTGGCTCCGAGTACGACGTGCGCAAGGTCTCGGAAATCTACCGCAAGCATGCCCAGAAAGATGGTGCGGACGACCTGCGCAGCATCTGA
- a CDS encoding FtsB family cell division protein: protein MPWNKLLAYGLVAINLVLGYSLFAGDQGLFSYLELRGRQDELTRRMQAVDEAGLALSNEIRLLKEDRVYIEKVIRQQLNYIRPNEVLYLFPGGDETDTGAMRHASKD, encoded by the coding sequence ATGCCCTGGAACAAGCTGTTGGCGTATGGGTTGGTGGCGATCAATCTGGTGTTGGGGTACAGCCTCTTCGCTGGCGACCAGGGGTTGTTCTCGTACCTGGAGCTGCGCGGCCGCCAGGATGAACTGACGCGACGCATGCAGGCCGTGGACGAAGCCGGCCTCGCCCTGTCCAACGAGATTCGCTTGCTGAAGGAAGATCGGGTTTATATCGAAAAAGTCATTCGCCAGCAACTCAACTACATCAGGCCCAATGAAGTACTGTATCTTTTCCCGGGCGGGGACGAAACAGACACAGGAGCAATGCGCCATGCAAGCAAAGATTGA
- the pgsA gene encoding CDP-diacylglycerol--glycerol-3-phosphate 3-phosphatidyltransferase, whose protein sequence is MMNLANKITLARIGAVPALMLLLQWPSRWSCLAAAVVFVAAAATDTLDGRIARSRNMVSNLGKFLDPLADKLLTLSVLVMLASLVDGTGQNWVPPWAVVVIMARELAVTGLRAMAMEQGMVLAADVFGKIKTVLQCVAIVPLLVHYPVLGLDPRPWGEAMLYLALAMTVFSGVNYCYSMRAMWGRDV, encoded by the coding sequence CTGATGAATCTGGCCAACAAAATCACCCTGGCGCGTATTGGCGCGGTGCCCGCCCTCATGTTGCTGCTGCAGTGGCCCTCGCGGTGGAGTTGCCTTGCGGCGGCGGTGGTCTTCGTGGCTGCCGCCGCCACGGACACCCTGGACGGCCGTATCGCCCGCTCCCGCAACATGGTGAGCAACCTCGGAAAATTCCTTGATCCCCTGGCAGACAAACTACTCACGTTGTCTGTGCTCGTCATGCTGGCCAGCCTGGTGGATGGGACGGGCCAGAACTGGGTGCCGCCCTGGGCGGTGGTGGTGATCATGGCCCGGGAACTGGCAGTGACCGGCCTGCGGGCCATGGCCATGGAACAGGGCATGGTGCTGGCGGCAGACGTGTTCGGCAAAATCAAAACCGTGTTGCAATGCGTGGCCATTGTGCCGTTGCTGGTGCATTATCCCGTGCTCGGACTGGATCCTCGTCCCTGGGGCGAGGCAATGCTGTATCTTGCACTTGCCATGACAGTCTTTTCGGGTGTAAACTACTGCTATAGCATGCGGGCCATGTGGGGCAGAGACGTCTAG